One Oharaeibacter diazotrophicus DNA segment encodes these proteins:
- a CDS encoding DUF1501 domain-containing protein, translating into MSRHDHDHDHGPADLGLPSAVLGRATEGCAESRLLVSRRAALGITAGLFSSAFVPRWAEAATGDPRLLVVVLRGGMDGINTVIPHGDGSYNEMRGNIAISRAQSIGLDDFFSLNKALTGFGDLFKAGDAAVVHAAGLPLRNRSHFDCQDNLENGLPGLGSNSTGWMNRLLTAMPQGSPIVSRGAIQIGEAPLLLRGPAPVLGWSPTWFQHPDATLTDRVVQMLRNTDGELAGALERGLKADALAEQVDDGSGWVSTFRQSFRGAGRLLAAADGPRMAVLSVNNFDTHSDQGVTSGYLFDALAELDIALKDFKEAVGDVWKDTVIVMATEFGRTVHVNGTKGTDHGVGTVAMLAGGSVAGGKVLGTWPGIAKKDLYEESDLTPTTDLRAIFKGVLMDHIGVPKDVLDETVFPGSADVPAMTGLVKPSATSGARLAAAAGTYRAAGLRPAAAIARYRQRYGA; encoded by the coding sequence ATGTCCCGCCACGACCACGACCACGACCACGGCCCGGCCGACCTCGGTCTCCCCTCCGCCGTCCTCGGGCGCGCCACCGAGGGCTGCGCCGAATCCCGCCTGCTGGTGAGCCGGCGCGCCGCGCTCGGCATCACCGCCGGCCTGTTCTCCTCCGCCTTCGTGCCGCGCTGGGCCGAGGCCGCCACCGGCGACCCGCGCCTCCTGGTGGTGGTGCTGCGCGGCGGCATGGACGGCATCAACACCGTCATCCCGCACGGTGACGGGTCCTACAACGAGATGCGCGGCAACATCGCGATCTCGCGGGCGCAGTCGATCGGCCTCGACGACTTCTTCAGCCTGAACAAGGCGCTGACCGGCTTCGGCGACCTCTTCAAGGCCGGCGACGCCGCGGTGGTGCACGCGGCCGGCCTGCCGCTGCGCAACCGCTCGCACTTCGACTGCCAGGACAATCTCGAGAACGGCCTGCCCGGTCTCGGCTCCAACTCGACCGGCTGGATGAACCGGCTGCTGACGGCGATGCCGCAGGGCTCGCCGATCGTCAGCCGCGGCGCGATCCAGATCGGCGAGGCGCCGCTCCTGCTGCGCGGCCCCGCGCCGGTGCTCGGCTGGTCGCCGACGTGGTTCCAGCACCCGGACGCGACGCTGACCGACCGCGTCGTCCAGATGCTGCGCAACACCGACGGCGAACTCGCCGGCGCGCTCGAGCGTGGCCTCAAGGCCGACGCGCTCGCCGAGCAGGTCGACGACGGCTCGGGCTGGGTATCGACCTTCCGGCAGTCGTTCCGCGGCGCCGGCCGACTGCTCGCCGCCGCCGACGGGCCGCGGATGGCGGTGCTGTCGGTCAACAACTTCGACACCCACTCCGACCAGGGCGTCACCTCCGGCTACCTGTTCGACGCGCTCGCCGAACTCGACATCGCGCTGAAGGACTTCAAGGAAGCGGTCGGCGACGTCTGGAAGGACACCGTGATCGTGATGGCGACCGAGTTCGGCCGCACTGTCCACGTCAACGGCACCAAGGGAACCGACCACGGCGTCGGCACCGTGGCGATGCTCGCGGGCGGTTCGGTCGCCGGCGGCAAGGTGCTGGGCACCTGGCCGGGCATCGCCAAGAAGGACCTCTACGAGGAGAGCGACCTGACCCCGACCACCGACCTCCGGGCGATCTTCAAGGGCGTGCTGATGGACCACATCGGCGTGCCGAAGGACGTGCTCGACGAGACGGTGTTCCCCGGCAGCGCCGACGTGCCGGCGATGACCGGTCTCGTCAAGCCGTCGGCGACCAGCGGCGCCCGCCTCGCGGCGGCGGCTGGGACCTACCGGGCCGCGGGGCTCCGGCCGGCAGCCGCGATCGCCCGCTACCGCCAGCGCTACGGGGCTTGA
- a CDS encoding DUF1800 domain-containing protein, with the protein MAATSRAQQARIALQRFGLGAKPGGFSKIAGDPIAAVKAELDNPDIASITDTRLQSYATVCRLSQLGFDKAEKIRSVELEARMRKHLGPVVGFVERLVLFWSNHFSMSINKSETVRGTLGHFERAVVRRNVLGNFQTMLKAAIQHPAMIDYLDNDDSIGPNSIDGKNWNAGLNENLAREIMELHTLGSGAGYDETDVTQLAKIITGWSFVRGWEAQYHYNGGKASNNGQFIFRTRWHEPGHVKLRGKLYGGAGMKQGLDALTDLATARETAEHIAFKLVLHFVTDDPTPAMVKPVADAFYKTRGNLKATYLALLDLPEAFTLPLGKVRRPYELAVAQMRALGFFPNKDNGWAVTEPLRAMNNLPWEHPTPDGYADESSYWLDPDGMTIRLDTAMMTHQVFNRKPKHSASDLARFLFGSTLSEETRRRIAGAPDANARFTTLLISSEFQRR; encoded by the coding sequence ATGGCTGCAACGAGCAGGGCGCAGCAGGCCCGGATCGCGCTCCAGCGGTTCGGACTGGGGGCGAAGCCGGGCGGGTTCTCCAAGATCGCCGGAGATCCGATCGCGGCGGTGAAGGCGGAACTCGACAATCCGGACATCGCGTCGATCACCGACACGCGGCTGCAGAGCTACGCGACCGTCTGCCGGCTGTCGCAGCTCGGCTTCGACAAGGCCGAGAAGATCCGGTCGGTGGAGCTCGAGGCGCGGATGCGCAAGCACCTCGGGCCGGTGGTCGGCTTCGTGGAGCGGCTGGTGCTGTTCTGGAGCAACCACTTCTCGATGTCGATCAACAAGTCCGAGACGGTGCGCGGCACGCTCGGCCATTTCGAGCGGGCGGTGGTCCGGCGCAACGTGCTCGGCAACTTCCAGACCATGCTCAAGGCCGCGATCCAGCATCCGGCGATGATCGACTATCTCGACAACGACGATTCGATCGGGCCGAACTCGATCGACGGCAAGAACTGGAACGCCGGCCTCAACGAGAACCTCGCCCGCGAGATTATGGAGCTGCACACGCTCGGCTCGGGCGCCGGCTACGACGAGACCGACGTCACCCAGCTCGCCAAGATCATCACCGGATGGTCGTTCGTGCGCGGCTGGGAGGCCCAGTACCACTACAACGGCGGCAAGGCCTCCAACAACGGCCAGTTCATCTTCCGCACCCGCTGGCACGAGCCCGGTCACGTCAAGCTGCGCGGCAAGCTCTACGGCGGCGCGGGCATGAAGCAGGGCCTCGATGCGCTCACGGACCTCGCCACCGCGCGCGAGACCGCCGAGCACATCGCCTTCAAGCTGGTGCTGCACTTCGTCACCGACGACCCGACTCCGGCGATGGTGAAGCCGGTCGCCGACGCCTTCTACAAGACCCGCGGCAACCTCAAGGCGACCTATCTGGCGCTGCTCGACTTGCCCGAGGCGTTCACGCTGCCGCTCGGCAAGGTGCGCCGGCCCTACGAGCTGGCGGTGGCGCAGATGCGCGCGCTCGGCTTCTTCCCCAACAAGGACAACGGCTGGGCCGTCACCGAGCCGCTGCGGGCCATGAACAACCTGCCCTGGGAGCATCCGACCCCCGACGGCTACGCCGACGAGAGCAGCTACTGGCTCGACCCCGACGGCATGACGATCCGGCTCGACACCGCGATGATGACCCATCAGGTGTTCAACCGGAAGCCGAAGCACTCGGCGAGCGACCTTGCGCGCTTCCTGTTCGGCTCGACGCTGTCGGAGGAGACGCGGCGGCGGATCGCCGGCGCCCCCGACGCCAACGCGCGCTTCACCACCCTGCTGATCTCCTCCGAATTCCAGCGCAGGTGA
- the flhB gene encoding flagellar biosynthesis protein FlhB — protein sequence MAEGGDDEDKTEEPTGRKLEQAHEKGDVAKSQEVVAFFTLGAITLTVAMAGGPASHALLPALRGLLEHAAELSVDGGGLRRLYGTLGLAIGTAIVGPLAILAVGGVIGHMIQHRPVLSAEQMIPKFSKISPLSGLKRMFSPDGLMNFVKGLVKIVLVGAVMTAVLWPERERLDGLVTTDLAVLLGIAQASAVRMLGAMTAALFFVAVLDYGWVRWRWLKRQRMSLQEIKEEHKQTEGNPEVKGKIRQLRMERARKRMLTAVPSATVVVTNPTHYAVALKYETGMQAPVCVAKGVDEVALRIRELAVEHKVPIVENPPLARALYATAELDQLIPENHYRAVAEVIGFVMNLRKKARWRE from the coding sequence ATGGCCGAAGGCGGCGACGACGAGGACAAGACAGAAGAACCAACGGGCCGAAAGCTCGAACAGGCGCACGAGAAGGGCGACGTCGCCAAGAGCCAGGAGGTGGTCGCCTTCTTCACCCTCGGCGCGATCACCCTGACGGTGGCGATGGCCGGCGGGCCGGCCTCGCACGCGCTCCTGCCGGCGCTGCGCGGCCTGCTGGAGCACGCCGCCGAACTCTCGGTCGACGGCGGCGGGCTCAGGCGGCTCTACGGCACGCTCGGCCTCGCGATCGGCACGGCGATCGTCGGGCCGTTGGCGATCCTGGCGGTCGGCGGCGTGATCGGCCACATGATCCAGCATCGGCCGGTGCTCTCGGCCGAGCAGATGATCCCGAAGTTCTCGAAGATCTCGCCGCTGTCGGGGCTGAAGCGGATGTTCTCGCCCGACGGGCTGATGAACTTCGTGAAGGGCCTCGTCAAGATCGTGCTGGTCGGGGCGGTGATGACCGCGGTGCTGTGGCCCGAGCGCGAGCGGCTCGACGGCCTCGTCACCACCGACCTCGCCGTGCTGCTCGGCATCGCCCAGGCGAGCGCGGTGCGCATGCTCGGCGCCATGACCGCCGCGCTGTTCTTCGTGGCGGTGCTCGACTACGGCTGGGTGCGCTGGCGCTGGCTGAAGCGGCAGCGGATGTCGCTGCAGGAGATCAAGGAGGAGCACAAGCAGACCGAGGGCAACCCCGAGGTCAAGGGCAAGATCCGCCAACTGCGCATGGAGCGGGCGCGCAAGCGCATGCTGACCGCGGTGCCGTCGGCGACCGTGGTGGTGACCAACCCGACCCACTATGCCGTGGCGCTGAAATACGAGACCGGCATGCAGGCGCCGGTCTGTGTCGCCAAGGGCGTCGACGAGGTGGCCCTCCGGATCCGCGAGCTCGCGGTGGAGCACAAGGTTCCGATCGTCGAGAATCCGCCGCTCGCCCGCGCGTTGTACGCCACCGCCGAACTCGACCAGCTGATCCCGGAAAATCATTACCGCGCCGTCGCCGAAGTCATCGGCTTCGTCATGAATTTGAGGAAAAAAGCGCGCTGGCGGGAATAA
- the fliR gene encoding flagellar biosynthetic protein FliR, whose protein sequence is MTVTVLPEVTVLYLLIFARLGALVMLMPALGEQAIPSRIRLAFALMLALVFYPLLSGRLPQGLSDDLPRLLVAMVSEVLVGLSFGLIARMLLSAAQTAGASIASAVGLGFAQTVDPSMGQQGAIIGSFISLTGMAMIFATDLHHVALAGIADSYAMFPPGDVLPVEDLRDAALMTAAESFKVGVQISAPFMVFGLIFNLGLGVLSKLMPQLQVYFLSMPISIFVGLVLVALLSTTMMGWYLGHVETGLMRLVAP, encoded by the coding sequence ATGACCGTCACCGTCCTGCCGGAGGTCACGGTCCTCTACCTGCTGATCTTCGCCCGGCTCGGCGCACTGGTGATGCTGATGCCGGCGCTCGGCGAACAGGCGATCCCGTCGCGGATCCGCCTCGCCTTCGCGCTGATGCTGGCGCTGGTGTTCTATCCGCTCCTGTCCGGCCGGCTGCCGCAGGGCCTTTCCGACGACCTGCCGCGGCTCCTGGTGGCGATGGTGTCGGAGGTGCTGGTGGGGCTGTCCTTCGGCCTGATCGCGCGGATGCTGCTGTCGGCGGCGCAGACCGCCGGCGCCTCGATCGCCTCGGCGGTCGGCCTCGGCTTCGCGCAGACCGTGGATCCGTCGATGGGCCAGCAGGGCGCGATCATCGGCAGCTTCATTTCACTGACCGGCATGGCGATGATCTTCGCCACCGACCTCCACCACGTCGCGCTCGCCGGCATCGCCGACAGCTACGCGATGTTCCCGCCCGGCGACGTGCTGCCTGTCGAGGACCTGCGCGACGCTGCGCTGATGACGGCGGCCGAGAGTTTCAAGGTCGGCGTGCAGATCTCGGCGCCGTTCATGGTGTTCGGCCTGATCTTCAACCTCGGGCTCGGCGTGCTCTCCAAGCTGATGCCGCAGCTGCAGGTGTATTTCCTGTCGATGCCGATCTCGATCTTCGTCGGGCTGGTGCTGGTCGCGCTGCTCTCCACCACCATGATGGGCTGGTACCTCGGACACGTCGAGACCGGCCTGATGCGCCTCGTCGCACCCTGA
- the fliQ gene encoding flagellar biosynthesis protein FliQ, whose translation MTGPEALDIARDSIWVTVEIAAPTMLVGLVVGLAVALVQALTQIQEQTLVFIPKILTIFLVLLLTLPFMSDALAGFMTRITERIVSG comes from the coding sequence ATGACCGGGCCGGAGGCACTCGACATCGCCCGCGATTCCATCTGGGTCACGGTCGAGATCGCGGCGCCGACCATGCTGGTCGGGCTGGTGGTTGGCCTCGCGGTGGCGCTGGTGCAGGCGCTGACGCAGATCCAGGAGCAGACCCTGGTGTTCATCCCGAAGATCCTGACGATCTTCCTGGTGCTGCTGCTGACCTTGCCCTTCATGTCCGACGCGCTCGCCGGTTTCATGACGCGGATCACCGAGCGGATCGTCTCGGGATGA
- a CDS encoding flagellar hook-basal body complex protein FliE, whose product MALTTALNASGIYGAMSRLANRGSQGQTAAADGAGVDFGAMLEDSVQQVVDQGRAAEGKQRDLLAGKADMIDVVTAVNETEVALETMVSVRDRVISAYEEIMRMPI is encoded by the coding sequence TTGGCCCTCACCACCGCCCTCAACGCCTCCGGCATCTACGGCGCCATGTCGAGGCTCGCGAATCGCGGGTCGCAGGGGCAGACTGCGGCGGCCGACGGCGCCGGCGTCGACTTCGGCGCCATGCTGGAGGACAGCGTGCAGCAGGTCGTCGACCAGGGCCGGGCCGCCGAGGGCAAGCAGCGCGACCTGCTCGCCGGCAAGGCCGACATGATCGACGTGGTGACGGCGGTGAACGAGACCGAGGTGGCGCTGGAGACGATGGTCTCGGTGCGCGACCGCGTCATCTCCGCCTACGAGGAGATCATGCGGATGCCGATCTGA
- the flgC gene encoding flagellar basal body rod protein FlgC, whose product MEFDNTLKVSTAGMKVQTGRMRVIAENVANADSTGATPGADPYRRKIPTVNAKFDRTLGATIAELGKVDRDSSNFDMRYEPGHPAADASGMVKYPNVTPLIEMTDLRDAQRGYEANLNVVSSTRQMMLRTLDLLKG is encoded by the coding sequence ATGGAGTTCGACAACACGCTCAAGGTCTCGACCGCCGGCATGAAGGTGCAGACGGGACGGATGCGGGTGATCGCCGAGAACGTCGCCAACGCCGATTCCACCGGCGCGACGCCGGGCGCCGACCCCTACCGCCGCAAGATCCCGACGGTGAACGCGAAATTCGACCGCACCCTCGGCGCCACCATCGCCGAACTCGGCAAGGTCGACCGCGACAGCTCCAACTTCGACATGCGCTACGAGCCGGGCCATCCCGCCGCCGACGCCTCGGGGATGGTGAAGTACCCGAACGTGACGCCGCTGATCGAGATGACCGACCTGCGCGACGCCCAGCGCGGCTACGAGGCCAACCTCAACGTGGTCTCGTCGACGCGGCAGATGATGCTGCGCACGCTCGACCTCCTGAAGGGCTGA
- the flgB gene encoding flagellar basal body rod protein FlgB, with translation MSMTDMPVLQALKEKLRFHEQRQKILAENVANASTPGYVGRDVTAPDFFRVAADMRADAAAGVRLAATDPRHLGGSAPARSPVAEGRKAPAYEITPDGNAVVLEEQMMKVTQNQMDYQAAASLYQRGLGLLKTAIGKR, from the coding sequence ATGTCGATGACGGATATGCCGGTTCTCCAGGCGCTCAAGGAGAAGCTGCGCTTCCACGAGCAGCGGCAGAAGATCCTGGCCGAGAACGTCGCCAACGCCTCGACGCCCGGCTACGTCGGCCGCGACGTCACGGCGCCCGATTTCTTCCGCGTCGCCGCCGACATGCGCGCCGACGCCGCGGCGGGCGTGCGCCTCGCCGCCACCGACCCGCGCCATCTCGGCGGCAGCGCGCCGGCCCGGTCCCCGGTCGCCGAGGGGCGGAAGGCGCCGGCCTACGAGATCACCCCGGACGGCAACGCGGTGGTGCTCGAAGAGCAGATGATGAAGGTGACGCAGAACCAGATGGACTACCAGGCCGCCGCCTCGCTGTACCAGCGCGGCCTCGGCCTGCTCAAGACCGCGATCGGCAAGCGTTGA
- a CDS encoding flagellar biosynthetic protein FliO translates to MQDFLVSWFGTTGATWARLVLAVVVVLALLLALRWVLKHTMIGSGHVVARSKQPRVAVLDVAPVDQRRRLVLIRRDNVEHLLLIGGPTDLVVEQTIYRGLPVGSMGRMPVPGAAPAQPQPAAQSQTASPVAPAPAAPIGAVPARPAAPPVAEAPAPEPAAARPRPQGGPVLAAPAPVVVAPPAQTPVPAAAARADVRTIGQGQPRPAAREIRPVRSDDRPAEKPARTEAAAPASPAPEPAASVPQPAPQPYVPPVAAKPEFHADPIAPIVAAVPAPAPAPAETPAPAAPEPGFDDLARRLDEALRVDLADVHPAPRSEPRLEPVTRPEPVVRVEPPLARRPARVEPVEPAEPPAPIPYVRPTRGPAARPIDEDRAEPIEAEAAAPEPVASTPKEPAPRPPEPVAPKAPEPVAARRTEPTGDDPARTALGAAAAWFRPRAVEPAPEPAVTAEPRPAPQPAARPAPVTAAARPAPTPVVRAPEPPAAEIVPEPEVETAPEPVRAAAAAPAAAAEAPARPAASADLSAMLADDLARILDDEVAKAGPAPEPAAPSPAAPQAAPKAAAPAPAKPAARPAAPAAPAKADPDFSSLEDEMARLLDELAGDLKSDNRS, encoded by the coding sequence ATGCAGGACTTCCTCGTGAGTTGGTTTGGCACGACGGGCGCGACATGGGCGCGGCTCGTCCTCGCCGTCGTCGTGGTGCTCGCGCTGCTGTTGGCGCTGCGCTGGGTGCTGAAGCACACCATGATCGGCTCGGGCCACGTCGTCGCCCGGTCCAAGCAGCCGCGCGTCGCCGTGCTCGACGTCGCCCCGGTCGACCAGCGCCGTCGGCTGGTGCTGATCCGCCGCGACAACGTCGAGCATCTCCTCCTGATCGGCGGCCCGACCGACCTCGTCGTCGAGCAGACCATCTACCGCGGCCTGCCCGTCGGCAGCATGGGCCGGATGCCGGTGCCCGGCGCCGCCCCGGCCCAGCCGCAGCCTGCCGCCCAGAGCCAGACCGCATCGCCCGTCGCGCCCGCGCCGGCGGCCCCGATCGGCGCCGTGCCCGCCCGCCCGGCCGCCCCGCCCGTCGCCGAGGCGCCGGCCCCCGAGCCCGCCGCCGCCCGCCCGCGGCCGCAGGGCGGCCCCGTCCTCGCCGCGCCGGCGCCGGTCGTCGTCGCGCCGCCGGCCCAGACGCCCGTGCCCGCCGCGGCCGCCCGCGCCGACGTCCGCACCATCGGCCAGGGCCAGCCGCGCCCCGCCGCCCGCGAGATCCGCCCGGTCCGGTCCGACGACCGCCCGGCCGAGAAGCCGGCCCGTACCGAGGCCGCCGCCCCGGCGTCGCCGGCGCCCGAGCCCGCGGCATCGGTGCCGCAGCCGGCGCCACAGCCCTACGTGCCGCCGGTCGCCGCCAAGCCCGAGTTCCACGCTGACCCGATCGCCCCGATCGTCGCGGCCGTGCCGGCCCCCGCCCCGGCGCCGGCCGAGACGCCCGCCCCGGCCGCGCCGGAACCCGGCTTCGACGACCTCGCCCGCCGCCTCGACGAGGCGCTGCGCGTCGACCTCGCCGACGTCCACCCCGCGCCGAGATCCGAACCGCGCCTCGAGCCGGTGACGCGCCCCGAGCCGGTCGTCCGGGTCGAGCCGCCGCTCGCACGCCGCCCCGCCCGCGTCGAGCCGGTCGAGCCCGCCGAGCCGCCGGCGCCGATCCCCTACGTCCGCCCGACCCGCGGCCCCGCCGCCCGCCCGATCGACGAGGACCGCGCCGAGCCGATCGAGGCCGAGGCCGCGGCGCCGGAACCGGTGGCGTCCACGCCGAAGGAGCCCGCGCCGCGGCCGCCCGAGCCGGTCGCGCCGAAGGCCCCCGAGCCCGTCGCCGCCCGCCGTACCGAGCCGACCGGCGACGATCCCGCCCGCACCGCCCTCGGCGCCGCCGCGGCGTGGTTCCGCCCGCGCGCCGTCGAGCCCGCGCCCGAGCCGGCCGTGACCGCCGAGCCGCGCCCGGCACCGCAGCCTGCCGCCCGTCCCGCCCCCGTGACCGCCGCCGCCCGCCCGGCGCCGACGCCGGTCGTCCGTGCCCCGGAGCCGCCGGCCGCTGAGATCGTCCCCGAGCCCGAGGTCGAGACCGCGCCCGAGCCGGTCCGCGCCGCCGCTGCGGCTCCGGCCGCCGCCGCCGAGGCGCCGGCCCGCCCCGCCGCGTCCGCCGACCTCTCGGCCATGCTCGCCGACGACCTCGCCCGCATCCTCGACGACGAGGTCGCCAAGGCCGGCCCGGCGCCGGAACCCGCGGCGCCGTCGCCGGCCGCGCCCCAGGCCGCCCCGAAGGCCGCGGCGCCCGCACCCGCCAAGCCCGCCGCGCGCCCGGCTGCACCGGCCGCACCGGCCAAGGCCGACCCGGATTTCTC